TTGTCGATTTGCTATCAAATTGTAGTAGAAAAACACGGCGGACAACTAAGTTGTATTTCTGCACTGGGGGAGGGGGCAGAGTTTGCGATCGCTCTTCCGAGCAAACCGAAAAAATAGGATTACCCTCTTTTACCTGACGACTAAAGTTAGTCTATACATTGGATAATAACACCTGTTCTAACAGCCATTTGTTAGAAGTGTTATCCAGCGTTGGAAGCAGGCGAAAGTTAAAATATTCTTCCCATATATCAATCCCATAACGGTTGGCGAAGTCGCTCTCTAGCTGCTGGAAGTGGAAGAAGTTTCGATTGCCGATGGCAGTAAGTAACGAGATTAATTCCGTAATGGGAATTTCGGTAACTAGCCCTGTTAGTTGCGCTTCAGTCATCTTGTTTGCCCTCAAAAATGCAGATTATAGGAAGAATACCGCGTCCGGTGTTGATAATTTCAACAACTCGCTTGCCTTTGCGCTTGGCTATTTTGTAGCAGTTATAGCAACCGATGAGTCGGTTAAGCCATAAATCTGGGCTAGGGGCGAAGCATTCGGGTAGTAAATATAAGGTTTTAACCAATAAATTATATGCCCGAATGCTTCGCCCCTACTGCCCTAATCGACTCTCGTCGGTTGCTATAGTTGTCAAACCCTCGATTTTTACAAGAAACCGGGTTTCTTTGCGTAAGTCCTCAGAGAATAGTGCAATATCTACGTTAAAGCACGCTACAAAAGCTAGCTCGGCCATATCGCTATGCCGGTTTCTGCATCAAATAGATGAATTTTGTCAGGTGCGATCGACAGCCAAAGTGTCTCACCTATCTGTACGGACCGATCGGGTGCAACTCGCACTTGTAAAGTAGAAGAATTGGCAGTCGCTTCTGTGAGATGAACAGATAGAACTGTTTCGTTGCCCAGTGCTTCCACTAGGTCTACTTGAACCTGCAAATTTTTCGGGGCTGGGAGACTTATGCTCAGGTGTTCTGGACGAATACCTAAAGTTAAAGGAGACTTGTCGTACTTTTGTAATGCGCGTTCCCAGATGTCTGGTAAAGTCAGGCGAAACTGGGGATTTGTAATTAATAAAGGAGCTTGAAACTGTACGGTGTGAAAATTCATTGGGGGTGAACCAATGAATTCGGCGACAAATCGGTTGGCTGGATGGTTGTATAGTTCCAAGGGGTGAGCCAATTGCTGGATTTGACCTTGGTTCATGACAGCAATGCGATCGCCCATCGTCATCGCTTCGGTCTGATCGTGGGTAACGTAGATGGTAGTGGTACCTAACTGCCGCTGTAATTTTACTATTTGAGCGCGAGTTTCTGACCTTAATTTGGCATCTAAGTTAGAAAGCGGTTCATCCATCAAAAAAACTTGGGGGTTGCGTGCGATCGCTCTTCCCAAGGCTACCCGCTGTTTTTGTCCCCCAGACAACTGTTTTGGCAATCGGGTGAGCAATGTTTCAATTTGCAGCAACCCAGCGACGAGACGCACCCGCTCATCCACAGCTTTTTCTGCATCAGAGATATAATGCAGTCCTTTCGGGAGCGATCGCGTTATCCCCACCAACATATTCTCCGTCCATATAGGCATTCGATTTTGGATTGCCCCTCTGCCCCTCTGCTCAAGAGCCCCTCTGCTCAAGAGCTCCTCTGCCCCTCTGCCCCTCTGCTCCTCTTCTCCCCCGCCCATCCGCCGCAAACCAAAGGCAATATTGTCATAAACTGTCATGTGGGGATAGAGGGCGTAATTTTGAAACACCATCGCGATGTCTCGTTCCTTGGGGGGCAAGTCGTTGACGAGGCGATCGCCCACCCAAATATTACCGCCAGTCAAATCTTCGAGCCCAGCAATCAAGCGCAGCAGCGTACTTTTACCGCAACCGGATGGCCCCACCAATACCATAAATTCGCCATCTTTCACCGCCAGATTGATGCGCCGCAAGACAGCTTGTTGGGGACTCTTAACTGGAGATTCTCCCGCGATCGAGAGATCCTCTGTTCCCCTGCTGTTTTTCTCGCCCTTGCGGCCTAAAAAGCTTTTGTAAACGTTTTCTAGAACAACCTGTGCCACAGTGATTTCCAGTCTCTTTTTAACTTATAAGCTATCAGGTAATTTGTAAAATGCCGCTGTGCCATCTTGGAAGAAAGCAAGGTAAGGAGCTTTTTCTATGACTGCCGAAGCAACCATAACTCCCAAACTGACCGAGGCGCAAACCGCAGATCGTGAAATTATCGATGTAGTCGAGACAAACTGCTGCATAGTTGGTGGTGGCCCAGCAGGAGTGGTTTTATCGCTTCTCCTGGCGCGTCAAGGCATTTCGGTAATGTTGCTGGAAACGCACAAAGATTTCGATCGCGATTTTCGTGGCGATACGGTTCATCCATCAACTATGGAAATTATGGATGAACTTGGTTTGGCAGAATCCTTACTCCAATTGCCTCACAGTAAAATTCGCACCCTTACCATAACCACGCCTAACGGTTCAACCCAATTCGCTAATTTCGCTCGCCTGAAAACAAAATATCCTTTCATCACGATGATGCCGCAAGCGAAATTTCTGGAGTTCATCGTCGAGGAAGCGAAACATTATCCCAGCTTTCAATTGGTTCTGGGCGCAAATGTGCAAGAGTTAATCGAAGAAAACGGAATAATTAAAGGAGTACGATATCGCGGACATGGCGGTTGGCACGAAGTGAGGGCGCAGCTTACAGTAGGGTCAGACGGTCGCCATTCTCGTCTGCGGCAATTAGCTGGTTTTGAAGCAGTGGGAACTTCGCCGCCGATGGATGTTCTATGGTTCCGTTTACCGCGCTCTTCAGAAGACCCTTCGGGAGGTATGGGTCGCATCGGTAACGGTCATATTGTAGCAATGCTCGATCGCGCTGACCAATGGCAGATAGCTTACGTTATTCCTAAAGGCGGTTATCAGGAAATTCGCGCTGCTGGAATAGAAGCGCTCAGGCAGGGTATTGTTGGGGTAGTGCCGGAATTGAGCGATCGCGTACAATACCTCAAAGATTGGTCGCAAATTGCCTTTCTCTCCGTCGAATCCAGTCGCCTCCCCCGTTGGTATCTTCCCGGACTACTTTTAATTGGAGATGCTGCACACATCATGTCTCCAGTGGGAGGTGTTGGTATCAACTACGCAGTTCAAGATGCTGTTGTCGCGGCAAATGTACTAAGCGAATCACTCAAGCACAATAGTATTCACATCTGGGATTTAGCAGAGGTGCAACGTCAACGCGAATTGCCAATACGGGTTATCCAAGCATTTCAATCTGTAATTCAACAAAATATTTTTGCTCGCGTTCTTAACTCGAACAACTCCAATCAGTCATTTACACCGCCAGCTTTTCTCCGTTTACCAATTCTGCGAGATCTTCCGGCGCGGTTAGTAGCTTTCGGTATTTGGCCAGTTCATGTCAAAACTTAATAGCCGATCGAAAATTATAGCGGTTTTCAGCTGCATGAAGTGTCGTGCAAGAAAGCCAACAAACCCAGGTTTTTCCCTTTCTTCCTCCCCCTCCCCGTCCACGGGGAGGGAGCGGGGGCAAGGGGGGCGGGGTTTTAAATTCGCCCAAAGTATCATAAAGTCGGAGCGGCTGTCAAATATCCTTCCGCCAGTATTCCAATCCAGTTACAATTGCCTCTTCTAACCACTTGCTGAAACGCTCTTGAAGGTGATTAACTTCATCTGCGTATGAGAACTGAAATGGTGATTCAGTCAAAGGCTGAATATCATTAATATTAGCCTCACCCTCTTCGGTTGAATCTTTGCGATAGGCACAAGCCGAACAAACCAATATTCCCAAGTGTTCCCGTCCCAAAACATGAAATGATAACAACATTTCCGTCCGTGATTCCATTTCGATCGCGAGCCGAACCCAACTATTATAGCTTTGAAGGTTGGCAAAATACCGCTGTTTTTTTGCTACCTCTATAATTTGATAACGGTGATAATACGAGCGCTCGTCTGTTGCTGATGCTTTATTAGCGTAGATATTGGCATCCGGGACTACGTTCTGTAGAGCTATTTTGATTTCTGCGGACAGGTATTGAAAACGACGGAATGCCACATCAAATAAAGTAGCGGCGTATTCTTCAGCTTTTTTACATCGCTCCGAAATTGAGGCTGACTGACGTTGTTTTAACGTTTCGGTAATAGATTCTAAGATGCTGCGAGTCTGCCTAGTTTCTGACAAGACTTGGCCTGATAAGCTAAGACTACGAATAAAACCCTGTTTCTGGCTTTCAGCGAACAAATTAATCAAGCTAGAAAGATCGCCTCCATCTGCCTCCTCTAAAGCCGCAATATAAGCAAATCGGTCATCACGAGTTAGTACAAGGGGAAACCAGCCAGCCTGAATAAAAACCAAGCTGCCGAGACAACGGGCGACCCGACCATTCCCATCTTGAAAGGGATGAATTTGTGTGAATCGGTGGTGCAGCCATGCAGCTTCCACTTCCGGCGCAACTTGACTCTGTTGATGTTGATAATGCCATTGGATCAGGTTGTCTATTTCAGAAGCAACCTGCTCAGGTGGAGAATACTCATGGATTTTACCGTCAGGTCGCAAGGGATTATTAGGCCATTTCTTCCACTCACCCCGTAACAATGGTATGCGGATAATTTCGCCCGTTGATGGA
Above is a window of Argonema galeatum A003/A1 DNA encoding:
- a CDS encoding ABC transporter ATP-binding protein, producing the protein MAQVVLENVYKSFLGRKGEKNSRGTEDLSIAGESPVKSPQQAVLRRINLAVKDGEFMVLVGPSGCGKSTLLRLIAGLEDLTGGNIWVGDRLVNDLPPKERDIAMVFQNYALYPHMTVYDNIAFGLRRMGGGEEEQRGRGAEELLSRGALEQRGRGAIQNRMPIWTENMLVGITRSLPKGLHYISDAEKAVDERVRLVAGLLQIETLLTRLPKQLSGGQKQRVALGRAIARNPQVFLMDEPLSNLDAKLRSETRAQIVKLQRQLGTTTIYVTHDQTEAMTMGDRIAVMNQGQIQQLAHPLELYNHPANRFVAEFIGSPPMNFHTVQFQAPLLITNPQFRLTLPDIWERALQKYDKSPLTLGIRPEHLSISLPAPKNLQVQVDLVEALGNETVLSVHLTEATANSSTLQVRVAPDRSVQIGETLWLSIAPDKIHLFDAETGIAIWPS
- a CDS encoding FAD-dependent oxidoreductase — its product is MTAEATITPKLTEAQTADREIIDVVETNCCIVGGGPAGVVLSLLLARQGISVMLLETHKDFDRDFRGDTVHPSTMEIMDELGLAESLLQLPHSKIRTLTITTPNGSTQFANFARLKTKYPFITMMPQAKFLEFIVEEAKHYPSFQLVLGANVQELIEENGIIKGVRYRGHGGWHEVRAQLTVGSDGRHSRLRQLAGFEAVGTSPPMDVLWFRLPRSSEDPSGGMGRIGNGHIVAMLDRADQWQIAYVIPKGGYQEIRAAGIEALRQGIVGVVPELSDRVQYLKDWSQIAFLSVESSRLPRWYLPGLLLIGDAAHIMSPVGGVGINYAVQDAVVAANVLSESLKHNSIHIWDLAEVQRQRELPIRVIQAFQSVIQQNIFARVLNSNNSNQSFTPPAFLRLPILRDLPARLVAFGIWPVHVKT
- a CDS encoding Fic family protein, which encodes MIEQEFIITYPKPMEWQPIDDLPQNWQAMASSELPPLVTVWNEQADRLRESGAFKAFMAKMRREIAIETGIIERLYTIDRGITRLLIEQGIDEALIPHGATDRPPKEVIALIRDQEAAVEGLFDFVGGQRSLTSFYIKQLHQVLTGNQATTEAIVPSTGEIIRIPLLRGEWKKWPNNPLRPDGKIHEYSPPEQVASEIDNLIQWHYQHQQSQVAPEVEAAWLHHRFTQIHPFQDGNGRVARCLGSLVFIQAGWFPLVLTRDDRFAYIAALEEADGGDLSSLINLFAESQKQGFIRSLSLSGQVLSETRQTRSILESITETLKQRQSASISERCKKAEEYAATLFDVAFRRFQYLSAEIKIALQNVVPDANIYANKASATDERSYYHRYQIIEVAKKQRYFANLQSYNSWVRLAIEMESRTEMLLSFHVLGREHLGILVCSACAYRKDSTEEGEANINDIQPLTESPFQFSYADEVNHLQERFSKWLEEAIVTGLEYWRKDI